One genomic window of Solanum dulcamara chromosome 10, daSolDulc1.2, whole genome shotgun sequence includes the following:
- the LOC129870306 gene encoding uncharacterized protein LOC129870306 has product MKEQMAILGNNRIEDVRWLCSLTESELDLLIGLKVLIQQRAKKIGHKSLANKFDLKTLRALSFILMENLNGKLKDLSGTPGTAESSSTLDACNLLNYGLDKTFANMGVEQLSSYICNDKRKRIMEMFFEDMSPNRKQRVNSDNSRSM; this is encoded by the exons ATGAAAGAACAGATGGCTATATTAGGGAATAATAGAATTGAAGATGTTCGGTGGCTTTGTTCCTTAACCGAATCTGAGCTT GATTTATTGATAGGTTTGAAAGTTCTGATACAACAACGTGCCAAAAAGATTGGTCATAAGTCTTTAGCTAACAAGTTTGATTTGAAGACCCTTCGAGCTCTCA GTTTCATTTTGATGGAGAATCTTAATGGAAAACTTAAAGATCTCTCTGGTACACCTGGTACAGCCGagtcctcatcaactttagatgCATGTAATTTGTTGAATTATGGTCTAGACAAGACTTTTGCAAATATGGGGGTTGAACAGCTGAGCTCCTACATTTGCAACGATAAGAGGAAGAGAATTATGGAGAT GTTTTTTGAAGACATGTCTCCAAATAGAAAGCAGAGAGTTAACAGTGACAACAGTAGATCCATGTAG